Proteins from a single region of Cydia pomonella isolate Wapato2018A chromosome 13, ilCydPomo1, whole genome shotgun sequence:
- the LOC133524199 gene encoding cationic amino acid transporter 4, which yields MKDRLDARAAHFASVSSRNSEPQSQIQSAGVEIQGAKMPGARHKILGHVLSGFCHKMNRRKPLYGDAMDTPLNRCLTTLDITLLGVGHMVGAGIYVLTGAVARHMAGPATALSFLLAGITSTLAALCYAEFGTRIPRAGSAYAYTYVSIGEFWAFIIGWNIVLEYMIGAASVARAWSGYLDAMLNGAISNATISVTGEMHETLLSRYPDVLAFLICILASLILAVGVKTSAYINNGLTILNLLVITLVISLGFYYADISNWSAANGGFMPFGFSGVLAGAATCFYAFVGFDSISASSEEAKDPSRSIPIATVLSMAIVAFGYILVALALTLMVPYTSINPEAALPSALGAVHADWAKYAVSVGAVCGMTTTLLGSLFSLPRCLYAMSTDGLLFGFLSDINNKSQIPIANLIISGLSSAIIALLFDLEKLVEFMSIGTLLAYTIVSAAVIILRYRPAPTVDDKTFGVPPIDSPGDREDSSATGTPATDGGSSSSEMFEALTVGRLRPQYAWLEPLVGGRAPGAAVSGCVYTLTAAAAALCAHNHFVAEQAGLWALLPDLVLTSIIIACLFIIWAHQQSPARLPFRVPWVPLLPAASVMLNVELMVNLNALTWARFAIWITFGLLLYFLYGIHHSKLGEGVAGLLSQSASAGRGWGAIEKTSRRIGRFGREKSDDRKPIISDDELARREP from the exons ATGAAGGATCGATTAGATGCGCGCGCTGCGCACTTCGCTTCAGTAAGTTCCCGTAACAGCGAGCCTCAATCGCAAATACAGTCAGCTGGGGTTGAAATACaag GAGCCAAGATGCCGGGCGCCAGGCATAAAATATTGGGGCACGTCCTGTCGGGGTTCTGCCACAAGATGAACCGACGCAAACCTCTGTATGGGGATGCAATGGATACTCCGCTCAACCGATGTCTTACCACCTTGGACATCACTTTACTTG GCGTCGGCCACATGGTAGGCGCCGGCATCTACGTCCTAACGGGCGCAGTGGCGCGGCACATGGCCGGTCCAGCCACGGCCCTCAGTTTCCTCCTGGCCGGCATTACGTCTACCCTCGCGGCACTGTGTTATGCAGAATTCGGTACCAGGATACCGAGAGCGGGGAGTGCTTATGCGTATACTTACGTTAGCATTGGAGAATTCTGGGCCTTCATAATCGGATGGAACATCGTCTTGGAGTATATGATCG GTGCAGCGTCAGTCGCCAGGGCGTGGTCCGGTTATTTAGACGCAATGTTAAACGGAGCTATAAGCAATGCCACCATATCTGTCACCGGAGAAATGCATGAAACTCTTCTTAGTCGATATCCAGACGTTTTAGCATTTTTAATATGCATTTTAGCCTCGCTCATTTTAGCGGTAGGCGTTAAAACCTCTGCTTACATCAACAACGGCCTCACTATTCTAAACCTTTTGGTTATAACGCTAGTGATATCGCTTGGTTTTTACTACGCTGATATATCCAACTGGTCGGCAGCGAATGGAGGTTTTATGCCTTTCGGATTTAGTGGGGTATTAGCAGGGGCTGCTACATGTTTCTACGCCTTTGTTGGCTTTGACAGCATTTCGGCGTCTAGCGAGGAAGCTAAAGATCCTTCGCGGTCCATTCCTATAGCGACAGTCCTTTCCATGGCTATAGTAGCTTTTGGATATATTCTTGTCGCACTAGCTTTGACTCTTATGGTGCCATATACGAGTATTAATCCTGAAGCAGCTCTGCCGTCCGCTTTAGGTGCAGTGCATGCCGATTGGGCTAAATATGCAGTTTCTGTTGGAGCTGTTTGCGGAATGACAACTACTCTTCTTGGCTCTCTGTTCTCCCTGCCCCGTTGTTTATACGCTATGTCTACTGATGGTTTACTATTCGGTTTCCTCAGCGACATTAACAACAAGTCTCAGATTCCTATTGCAAACTTAATTATTTCTGGACTATCATCCGCTATTATAGCTCTATTGTTTGATTTGGAGAAGCTTGTAGAATTCATGTCCATCGGTACATTACTGGCGTACACCATCGTGAGCGCTGCGGTTATAATATTACGGTACCGGCCTGCCCCTACAGTTGACGATAAGACTTTTGGAGTTCCGCCAATAGATTCTCCTGGGGACCGTGAAGATAGTTCAGCAACCGGTACACCAGCGACCGATGGCGGATCGTCTTCTTCAGAG ATGTTCGAAGCTCTAACAGTGGGTCGTCTCCGCCCGCAATACGCCTGGCTTGAGCCACTCGTCGGCGGCCGAGCGCCCGGCGCCGCCGTGTCTGGCTGTGTGTACACACTGACCGCAGCTGCCGCAGCGTTGTGCGCCCATAACCACTTCGTAGCTGAGCAGGCGGGCTTGTGGGCGCTGCTTCCGGACCTGGTGCTCACTTCCATTATTATTGCTT GCTTATTCATAATCTGGGCGCACCAGCAGTCACCAGCGCGGCTTCCATTCAGAGTACCGTGGGTACCGCTGCTGCCTGCCGCTTCAGTCATGCTCAACGTGGAGCTCATGGTCAACCTCAATGCGCTCACATGGGCGCGGTTCGCTATATGGATCACTTTCG GTCTTTTACTCTACTTTCTCTACGGCATCCACCACAGCAAGCTCGGCGAAGGCGTAGCGGGTCTCCTCTCCCAATCTGCCAGCGCCGGTCGCGGTTGGGGCGCCATTGAGAAAACTTCGCGGCGCATTGGCCGCTTCGGCCGAGAAAAGAGCGACGACCGAAAACCGATCATAAGCGACGATGAACTCGCCCGGCGGGAGCCGTGA